Genomic DNA from Haloplanus sp. HW8-1:
GAGTGCGTAGACCGTGTGCGACCCTTTTTCGAGGTTGTACTTCATTTGGCTGTACTGATTTCCACACACCCAATTCTAATAAATATTTGCCGTCGTGGGGTATTCGGCCTGCAACCGACGGTGGAACGTGAGGCAGTTGTCGGCTTCACGCCCGCTCTCAGGCGGGATTCTCGCCTTGAAGAAAGATAGGCCGGCCTCGACGGGGTGGTGTTTTTGTGGGTGACCGTTCGATACTGCTCCCGTGCCGTCCGGCCTCGCGTCCCGGCGTCCCCGCCTCGGATCGTTCGACGTCCTCGCACTGACGGCGCTGCTGTGGTTTCTGGCGAAGTTCCTCCGCTACGCCGTCCCGCCGCTGTTCGGCACCTTTCGAGGACTGTACGGCGTCTCCAACGCGGAACTCGGGGCGATGTTCTCGGCGCTCATGGGCGGCTACGCGCTCATGCAGTTCCCGTCCGGCGCCCTCGCCGACCGGATCGGGGCCGTCCGGGTGATCGTCGGCGGCGCAGTCGTCGCCGCGACCGCCACCCTCCTGCTGTTCGCCTCGACGACGTACGCCGTCCTCGTGGTCGCGGTGGTCGGCGTCGGCGTCGGCACCGGTGCCCACAAGACCGTCGCGATCACCCTCCTCACGGCCGTCTACAGCAACCGGACCGGGCGGGCGCTCGGGGTCGTCGACACCGTCGGCGAGTTCGGGGGCGTCCTCGCGCCCGCGGTCGTCGTCGCCGTCCTTGCGGCCGCGCTCCCGTGGCAGTCGATCTTTCTCGTCGCCGCCCTCGCCGGGCTCTGTCTCGCCGGGACGTTCGCGGTCCGCGTGCCGCGACGTCTGTCGGACCGCGCCGTGGGCACGCCGGACGACGGTGGAGTCCGCATCCGGTCGTCCCTCGCGGCCGTCGCCACCGGGCGCCTCGCCGCGTTCGTCGTCGTCACCGTCTGCTTCGCGTTCGCCGTCGGTGGTGTCACGGCGTTCCTCCCGCTGTTTCTGGAGCGTCGGCCGGGCATCGATACGCACCTCGCCGGCCTGCTGTACAGCGCCTTCTTCGTGGTCGCGGCGGTTCAGCCCCTCTCCGGCGAACTGGCCGATCGAGTCGGTCCCCTGCGCGTGATCGCCGGACTGCTCTGTCTCGGGGTCGCAGCGGTCGGCTGGCTGCTCGCGGCGGCCGGCCCCCTGGCCGTCGGCGCCGCGACGCTCGCGCTCGGGGTCGGCCTCCACGGGGTGCGCCCCGGTCGTGACGCGTACCTGATGACGGTCATCCCCGACGACGGCGCCGGTGGGACCCTCGGCGTCGTCCGCACGATCATGATGGGAGCGAGCGCCGTCGCCCCGGCCGCAGTCGGCTACCTCTCCGAGGCTGCGACGTTCGGCGTCGCCTTCGGGGTCCTGGCGGCGTCGCTCGCGGTTGCGGCCGCCGTGGTCGGCGTCCTCGCGGTCACGCGGTAGGCGGCAGTCCCCCCGACTTTTCATCCCGGCCCGCATTGACCACGACGATGACCGTCCGCGAGGTGGCCGTCGAGGCCTACCGCGAGGCACTTCCGGCGCTCGGCGCCAGCCTCGTCGGCGGATTGCTGGCCGGCCTCGTCCTCGGTGGGATGCGCTCGGACCTGCGCACCGTCGAGGGCTTGCTCGTTCTCGTCCCCGCCCTCCTCGCCACCCGCGGTAACGTGTACGGGTCACTCGGCGCACGCCTGGCGACCGGTCTCCACCAGGGGTTGATCGAGCCCCGGATCCGCGCCGGCGACCGGCGCCTCCGGGCGGCCGCGGCCGCCGCCCTCGCCAACGGCCTCTTCACCTCGCTTTTCGCCGCGGCTGCCGCCTTCGTCATCCTCTCGGCGCTCGGTATGCCCGTCGCCCCGGTCGGGCGTCTCCTCGGCATCGCCCTCGTCGCCGGCCTCCTCTCGGGGACCACGCTCGTCGCCGTCGTCGTCACCGTCGTCTTCGCCGGCTACCGTCGCGGCTACAACCCGGACACGCTCGTCGGGCCACTCGTCACGACGACGGGCGACGTCTTCGGGGTCCTCTTTCTCCTGATCGCGGTCCGAACCGTCGCGCTCGTGCTGGGGGGGATCTGAGTGTCGACCCCGTGGAGCGTCCGTGCCATTTCGCGGGCCATGCTCCCCGTACTCCTTCTCCTGACGCTCGTCGAACTCGGTAGCGGGCTCGTCCTCGGCAGTTTCGAGTCGACGCTCCTCCGGTATCCCTCTCTGCTCGTCCTGATCCCGGTCACCATCGGCACCGCGGGGAACCTGGGAAGCGTCCTCGCGGCCCGTCTCTCGACCGCCTTCCACCTCGGGACGCTCTCCTTTGCCCCCGACGACGAGACGCTCGCGGGCAACGCCGTCGCCACCGTCGCCCTCGCGGCCTCCATCTTCCCGCTCGTCGGTCTCGGCGCGTGGGGACTGAGCGCGCTCACCGGGTCGACCGCCCTCTCGCCGTGGACCGTCCTCGCCGTCTCGATCACCAGCGGCCTCTCGCTCGCCGTCCTCGCCGTCGTCGTCACCGTCGTCGCCACCTACGCCGCCTACCGCTTCGAACTGGATCCCGACGACGTGGTGATCCCCGTGGTCACCAACACTTGCGACGTCCTCGGGGTAGTGCTGCTTTACCTCTCGGTCCTGCTATTCGTCTAGCACCCGCACCGTCCGCTCGCGCGGGCCATCACACTCGACGAACAGGACGGACTGCCACCGGCCGAGTGCGAGGTCGCCGCCGGCGACCGGAACCGTCTCCGACGGTCCCAGCAACAGCGCCCGCAGGTGCGAGTCGGCGTTGCCGTCGAGTTCGTCGTGGGCCCACCCGTCGTCCGGCACGAGATCCGCCAGGACGGTCCGCACGTCCGAGAGCAGGCGCGGTTCGGCCTCGTTGATCGTGACGCCGGCGGTGGTGTGTTCGACGAAGACGGTGACGGTTCCGTCCGTGCCCGCCGGGACTGCGGCGGCGACCCGATCGGTCACGTCCACAACGTCGAGGCGTGTGTCGGTCGAGACGGTGAACTCCATGGTCGTCGCTCGGGTGGCCGACCGAAAAACGCTCCTCATTGCTACTCGACACCGTGGAGCAAGCTATTCGGTACCACGCCGCGTACGACCGTCCATGGTCGACAGCCGCGACTACGAGTTCGAGGGAGACCGTCCAGACGTCGATCCGGACGCACGCGTCAGCCGCGAGGCGACGCTCGTCGGCGACGTGCGCGTCGGCGCCGACGCCAGCGTCTGGCCCGGCGTGGTGCTCCGGGGGGACGTCGCCCCGGTCGAGGTCGGTCGGGAGTCACACGTCGGCGACAACGCCGTCCTGCACGCCTCGACGGTCGGCGACCGGGTGATGGTGGGCCACGGCGCCATCCTCAACGAGTCCGCCGTCGGCGACGGGTCGCTCGTCGGCTTCAACACGACGATCAACGCCGACGTGACCGTCGGCGACCGCTGCATCGTGGCCTCCGGGACCGTCGTTCCGGAAGCCTACGACATCCCCGCCCGCTCGTTCGTTCGCGGCGTGCCCGCGACGGCGACGCCGTTGGCGGAGACGAGCATCGACGCCGACGCCATCTTCGAGGAGTACAGCACCGGCGGCTACACCGACCTGGCCGCACGCCACACTGACCTGTTCTGATCGGTTGGCCGTCCTCGGTCGAGGGCGCGACGTGGTCACTCGTCCGGTCGAATCGGCCGGCCGTCCTCGGTCGGGGGCGCGACGTGGTCGACGAACGTCTCCACGTCGGGGTCGTGGACCGTCACCTGCACCTCGATGTCGCCGAGTTCGTCGGGGTTGCCGACGGCGAAGTTGATCACGCCCTCGAGGGCCGCTTGCTTTTTCAGTGCGAACCCGAAGCCGTCCTCCGTCGCCTCGGCGAAGAATCGCTTACGGGCGGTGTCGAGGATCTCCTGGTCGTGCAGGCGCTCGGCGAACCGCTCCATCGAGTGGGTCTCGCCGACCAACTGCCCCGGCTCCTCCCGGATCTCGGCGGTGGGAAACAGGTTCCGAATCGCGTCGGCGACGCGGTCGGTCACCTCCGTGTCGCGGACGGGTGCGACCACCCGCACGTCGACCCGGTGGATCATCGCTCCACCTCCACGCCGAGCAGGTCGCGAACCCGGGCGTGGAACGACGTCAGCGATCCCGTGTTCTCGACGGTCACGTCGGCCCGGTCCATCACCTCGTCCATCCCGAAGCCGAGTTCGCGTTCCTCGCGCTCGCGGAGGGCCTCGCGGTCGACGTCGGAGTCGTCGCGCTCGCGGTCGGAGAGGCGACTCACCCGGGTCTCGAACGGCGCCTCGACGCTCACGAGGACGAAGTCGTCGCCGAACGCCGCCTCGAAGCGATCCGCCTCGACCGGCGAACGGAGGCCGTCGACGAGGACCGTCTCCGCCTCGTCGAGTGCGTCCTCGATCAACGGGAGCGACCGCTCGGCGATGGCTGCCTCGCCCTCCTCCTCGCGGAGTGCCGTCGCCACGTCGCCGTGGTGTTCGCCCGGATCGAGTCCCCGCTCCCGACACGCCCGTCGGATCACGTCGCCCATGGTGACGACCGGGATGCCCGCCTCGTGTGCGACCGCGGCGGCTTCGCCCTTGCCGCTCCCCGGAAGCCCCACGGTGCCGAGTACCTTCATCGACCTCTCGTACCCGCCTCGTGGCCTTATACTCTGCCGTGTCGTCCCGTCGAGCGCGAGGTTCTTCGCTGTCCGGCGCCTTCCGTCGCTATGGCTCAGCGTTCCCCCTCACCCGTGCCCTCTGGTTCGTCGTCGTCGGGTGGATCGGCTGGCTCTGTGCGAACGTCGCCAGCGCTCTCGCCGTCACCG
This window encodes:
- a CDS encoding magnesium transporter — its product is MSTPWSVRAISRAMLPVLLLLTLVELGSGLVLGSFESTLLRYPSLLVLIPVTIGTAGNLGSVLAARLSTAFHLGTLSFAPDDETLAGNAVATVALAASIFPLVGLGAWGLSALTGSTALSPWTVLAVSITSGLSLAVLAVVVTVVATYAAYRFELDPDDVVIPVVTNTCDVLGVVLLYLSVLLFV
- a CDS encoding RNA-binding domain-containing protein, with the protein product MIHRVDVRVVAPVRDTEVTDRVADAIRNLFPTAEIREEPGQLVGETHSMERFAERLHDQEILDTARKRFFAEATEDGFGFALKKQAALEGVINFAVGNPDELGDIEVQVTVHDPDVETFVDHVAPPTEDGRPIRPDE
- a CDS encoding gamma carbonic anhydrase family protein; translated protein: MVDSRDYEFEGDRPDVDPDARVSREATLVGDVRVGADASVWPGVVLRGDVAPVEVGRESHVGDNAVLHASTVGDRVMVGHGAILNESAVGDGSLVGFNTTINADVTVGDRCIVASGTVVPEAYDIPARSFVRGVPATATPLAETSIDADAIFEEYSTGGYTDLAARHTDLF
- a CDS encoding secondary thiamine-phosphate synthase enzyme YjbQ: MEFTVSTDTRLDVVDVTDRVAAAVPAGTDGTVTVFVEHTTAGVTINEAEPRLLSDVRTVLADLVPDDGWAHDELDGNADSHLRALLLGPSETVPVAGGDLALGRWQSVLFVECDGPRERTVRVLDE
- a CDS encoding AAA family ATPase, whose amino-acid sequence is MKVLGTVGLPGSGKGEAAAVAHEAGIPVVTMGDVIRRACRERGLDPGEHHGDVATALREEEGEAAIAERSLPLIEDALDEAETVLVDGLRSPVEADRFEAAFGDDFVLVSVEAPFETRVSRLSDRERDDSDVDREALREREERELGFGMDEVMDRADVTVENTGSLTSFHARVRDLLGVEVER
- a CDS encoding MFS transporter → MPSGLASRRPRLGSFDVLALTALLWFLAKFLRYAVPPLFGTFRGLYGVSNAELGAMFSALMGGYALMQFPSGALADRIGAVRVIVGGAVVAATATLLLFASTTYAVLVVAVVGVGVGTGAHKTVAITLLTAVYSNRTGRALGVVDTVGEFGGVLAPAVVVAVLAAALPWQSIFLVAALAGLCLAGTFAVRVPRRLSDRAVGTPDDGGVRIRSSLAAVATGRLAAFVVVTVCFAFAVGGVTAFLPLFLERRPGIDTHLAGLLYSAFFVVAAVQPLSGELADRVGPLRVIAGLLCLGVAAVGWLLAAAGPLAVGAATLALGVGLHGVRPGRDAYLMTVIPDDGAGGTLGVVRTIMMGASAVAPAAVGYLSEAATFGVAFGVLAASLAVAAAVVGVLAVTR
- a CDS encoding magnesium transporter, which produces MTVREVAVEAYREALPALGASLVGGLLAGLVLGGMRSDLRTVEGLLVLVPALLATRGNVYGSLGARLATGLHQGLIEPRIRAGDRRLRAAAAAALANGLFTSLFAAAAAFVILSALGMPVAPVGRLLGIALVAGLLSGTTLVAVVVTVVFAGYRRGYNPDTLVGPLVTTTGDVFGVLFLLIAVRTVALVLGGI